A genomic stretch from Aedes albopictus strain Foshan chromosome 2, AalbF5, whole genome shotgun sequence includes:
- the LOC109427585 gene encoding uncharacterized protein LOC109427585, translating to MTGKFSGVVGLVLVVLVQTKIASTDFGIPMTFTGGTMITTSANSIYSVFNVMNMNLRRYSLVKQNGPLRSSSEKIAQMAQKVADLGKLLASNVTKAATDRVTPVKDLFNALQSSYDQMSQYLKSDALVALGQVSDGLGTTELANALDGVTNAIANVTTITETFERAIGQTLHAANGKPVTRSTLNAYIPPSLTISMANALGQLKEQTSVLSKVVEYMLKNIAVVDSHIAKVNATALSLEQKVNTTLLAMEQQYRTEADTITKRLYTSQNVIRTELSNAVGKLSIFQSNRTLLKLVDGFSEAYTKVYYNLFNRNKSDVDSIQKAYAEIISNMNQQTRYLSNNFSTEMQQTAVAVGFQYLNRNSNFDSCFVNHQNQIFAAFTPFNNAINSCLNREKTRLGRIPDVIDRFLRQTEANNEDFGYNIGTCSTQTGFANSAITYRQALTCLNTTLNHAESFQQVIGQGYDTMQQMLRAEVAGSQFRLRDCLESRGNEGMALIEGLSRDVERCLYGESGNLRTSGKPERVGEMSAVDEGEPSATTETSTEDSFYDELAKDVLGNY from the exons ATGACTGGGAAATTCAGTGGGGTTGTTGGGCTGGTTTTGGTCGTTTTGGTTCAG ACTAAAATAGCATCGACTGATTTCGGCATACCAATGACGTTTACTGGAGGAACCATGATCACGACAAGTGCCAACAGTATCTACAGTGTGTTTAATGTTATGAATATGAATCTACGACGATACAGTCTAGTTAAACAGAATGGACCTCTCCGATCCTCTAGTGAAAAAATCGCACAAATGGCTCAAAAAGTTGCAGATTTGGGAAAACTGCTTGCTTCAAACGTGACTAAAGCTGCCACCGATAGAGTCACACCCGTGAAGGATTTGTTCAATGCATTGCAAAGTTCGTACGATCAAATGAGTCAGTATCTGAAGTCAGATGCCTTAGTTGCATTGGGTCAAGTTTCTGATGGTTTGGGAACTACTGAATTGGCAAACGCTCTGGACGGAGTCACGAACGCCATTGCCAACGTGACCACAATAACGGAAACTTTTGAGCGCGCAATCGGACAAACGCTGCATGCTGCCAACGGAAAACCAGTAACTCGAAGCACCCTCAATGCCTACATTCCACCAAGTCTGACAATCTCGATGGCGAATGCACTAGGACAGCTGAAGGAACAAACTTCAGTTCTATCGAAGGTCGTTgaatacatgctgaaaaatataGCTGTCGTAGATTCTCATATAGCCAAGGTAAATGCCACGGCCTTAAGTTTGGAACAAAAGGTCAACACAACTCTATTGGCTATGGAACAACAGTATCGCACCGAAGCCGACACAATCACCAAAAGACTGTACACATCGCAGAACGTAATCAGAACTGAACTAAGCAATGCGGTCGGCAAACTGTCCATATTCCAATCGAACCGAACTCTCCTCAAACTGGTTGATGGATTTTCGGAAGCTTACACCAAAGTATACTACAATCTGTTCAATCGCAACAAATCAGACGTAGACAGCATTCAAAAAGCCTACGCCGAAATTATCTCCAACATGAACCAGCAAACACGATACCTCAGTAACAACTTTTCCACGGAAATGCAGCAAACCGCAGTCGCCGTTGGCTTCCAATACCTCAACCGGAACTCCAATTTCGACTCTTGCTTCGTCAACCATCAAAACCAGATATTTGCCGCATTCACCCCCTTCAACAACGCCATCAACAGTTGCCTCAACAGGGAGAAAACCCGACTCGGACGGATACCGGACGTGATCGACCGATTCCTCCGCCAGACGGAAGCCAACAACGAAGACTTCGGCTACAACATCGGTACCTGTTCGACACAGACCGGATTTGCAAACTCGGCGATAACCTATCGGCAGGCGCTGACTTGTCTCAATACG ACGCTGAACCACGCGGAATCGTTCCAGCAGGTGATCGGCCAAGGATACGATACCATGCAGCAGATGCTCCGGGCGGAAGTGGCCGGAAGCCAGTTTCGGCTTAGGGATTGCTTGGAGTCACGCGGTAACGAAGGTATGGCACTCATCGAAGGGCTGAGCCGAGACGTGGAACGGTGTCTCTATGGCGAGAGTGGCAACCTGAGAACCTCCGGGAAACCGGAGCGAGTGGGAGAGATGAGTGCGGTGGATGAGGGAGAACCGAGTGCAACGACGGAAACTAGCACGGAAGATAGTTTCTATGACGAGCTGGCAAAAGACGTGTTGGGTAACTATTGA